Proteins encoded by one window of Mycoplasma capricolum subsp. capricolum ATCC 27343:
- a CDS encoding DUF2714 domain-containing protein gives MKHKNKQNSDQSFIVFDLYEQIVNANNYIDYQKLLATVLLENQIGFDSKIYKEFENSYLLGLKNHYDLVLRDFVITFNVNLKISSDLLVPMISASESSNTDAINLKQSKNEQYNKFLNTFNDCLISLIKQDLCVEIFPKIIIFKSKNTDKLKIIFDKTKVLTRG, from the coding sequence ATGAAACACAAAAACAAACAAAATAGCGATCAATCTTTTATTGTTTTTGACTTATATGAACAAATAGTTAATGCTAATAATTACATTGATTATCAAAAACTACTAGCAACAGTGTTATTAGAAAATCAAATCGGTTTTGATTCAAAAATATATAAAGAATTTGAAAATTCATATTTATTAGGGTTAAAAAATCATTATGATTTAGTATTAAGAGATTTTGTAATTACTTTTAATGTTAATTTAAAAATTAGTAGTGATTTATTAGTACCAATGATTAGTGCATCTGAAAGCAGTAATACTGATGCTATAAATTTAAAGCAAAGTAAAAATGAACAATACAATAAGTTTTTAAATACTTTTAATGATTGTTTAATTTCACTAATCAAACAAGACTTATGTGTTGAAATTTTTCCAAAAATAATTATTTTTAAATCTAAAAACACTGATAAATTAAAAATTATATTTGATAAAACTAAAGTTTTAACTAGAGGTTAA
- a CDS encoding MSC_0622 family F1-like ATPase gamma subunit, which yields MDLKKVETKLNNLKTIQQRLNNEKNILLIDMIKQNALLNYYVKNALWNQNIISLLQTEYKIKNNLINENKTSKNKLINKLKDFISQPKELWIYVTEEQKYSTDSYSRYEKHILNNIKKKTADFITIGDRAKEFCSQNKLSVIYNVDQKQTISKLSWILTLIIKFLFSQYNYQSLHFVINSNKNKDNNFTILPLTKFNVNSLSETENKFDLTNIKEFKIFPDIDNYIQTQIDNFIENSIQSLLVESSFYKTKNELIKTNKTINEVDEEVKKLNKKIIRIKREKEIEEIVLLTSNNKRFLIRRDQ from the coding sequence ATGGATTTAAAAAAAGTAGAAACCAAGTTAAATAACTTAAAAACTATTCAACAAAGATTAAATAATGAAAAAAACATTTTGCTAATAGATATGATTAAACAAAATGCTTTATTAAATTATTATGTTAAAAACGCTTTGTGAAATCAAAATATTATTTCATTACTACAAACCGAATATAAAATTAAAAATAACTTAATTAATGAAAATAAAACTAGTAAAAATAAATTAATTAATAAATTAAAAGATTTTATTTCTCAACCAAAAGAATTATGAATTTATGTTACTGAAGAACAAAAATATTCAACAGATTCTTATTCAAGATATGAAAAACATATTTTAAATAATATTAAGAAAAAAACTGCAGATTTTATTACTATTGGAGATCGTGCTAAAGAGTTTTGTAGTCAAAATAAGTTAAGTGTAATTTATAATGTTGATCAAAAACAAACTATTTCAAAACTTTCTTGAATTTTAACTTTAATTATAAAATTTTTATTTTCTCAATATAATTATCAAAGTTTACATTTTGTAATTAATTCTAATAAAAATAAAGATAATAATTTTACTATTCTTCCATTAACTAAGTTTAATGTAAATAGTTTAAGTGAAACTGAAAATAAATTCGACTTAACAAATATTAAAGAATTTAAAATCTTTCCAGATATTGATAATTATATTCAAACTCAAATTGATAACTTTATAGAAAATTCAATTCAATCTTTATTAGTTGAATCTTCATTTTATAAAACTAAAAATGAATTGATTAAAACTAATAAAACTATTAATGAAGTAGATGAAGAAGTTAAAAAGTTAAATAAGAAAATTATTAGAATTAAACGTGAAAAAGAAATTGAAGAAATTGTTTTACTAACAAGTAATAATAAAAGATTTTTAATCAGGAGAGATCAATAA
- a CDS encoding MSC_0621 family F1-like ATPase epsilon subunit, which yields MAFSVEINFIENKQTINFNKAIVYFNADEENEWISLTNNSILGYEIMLLKILDLSNNQEKYLFVNNVNIMVKNNHIVINTFSKQNFLVKTNRKKEYQEQLKELHKQITILQANQTIGLTIDSLLKLKRLKNKYYVLKLKNLLQLKGE from the coding sequence ATGGCTTTTAGTGTTGAAATTAATTTTATTGAAAATAAGCAAACTATTAATTTTAATAAAGCAATTGTTTATTTTAATGCTGATGAAGAAAATGAATGAATTTCATTAACTAATAATTCTATTTTAGGTTATGAAATTATGTTATTAAAGATCCTAGATTTATCTAATAATCAAGAAAAATATTTATTTGTAAATAATGTAAACATTATGGTTAAAAATAATCATATTGTAATTAATACTTTTTCAAAACAAAACTTTTTAGTTAAAACAAATCGTAAGAAAGAATATCAAGAACAGTTAAAAGAATTACATAAACAAATTACTATATTACAAGCAAATCAAACAATTGGTTTAACTATAGATTCTTTATTAAAATTAAAAAGATTAAAAAATAAATATTATGTTTTAAAATTAAAAAATTTATTACAGTTAAAAGGAGAATAA